AGCGGTAGGCGCCGGTGTCGGCGGAGTCGCGGTTGCGGATCACGTGCCACAGGCCGACGGCCACGACCAGCGACCCGGCGACCAGGAAGGAGCCGGCCAGGGTGTGCGGGAAGGTGACCAGGGCGACCTTGTTGGTCAGTACGGCCAGGAAGTCGGTCAGCTCGGCGCGGCCGGTGTCCGGGTTGAGCCGGTAGCCGACCGGGTTCTGCATGAACGAGTTCGCCGCCAGGATGAAGTACGCGCTGAGGTTGGTGCCGATCGCGGCGGCCCAGATGCTCGCCAGGTGCGCCCGCTTGGGCAGCCGGTCCCACCCGAAGATCCACAGGCCGATGAAGGTGGATTCGAGGAAGAACGCGACCAGCGCCTCGATGGCGAGGGGCGCGCCGAAGATGTCGCCGACGAAGCGGGAGTAGTCACTCCAGTTCATGCCGAACTGGAACTCCTGCACGATGCCGGTGACCACGCCCATCGCGAAGTTGATCAGGAACAGCTTGCCGTAGAACTTGGTGAGCTTGAGGTAACGCTCGTTGCCCGTGCGGTGCCACAGGGTCTGCAGGATGGCCACCAGCACGGACAGGCCGATGGTCAGCGGCACGAAGAGAAAGTGGTAGACGGTGGTGACACCGAATTGCCACCGGGCGACGTCCAACGCGTCCACCTGAAACCCCCAGCTGTTCATACTACGAGACGTAGTAAATACTACTGCTCGTCGTAGAAGGATGGGCAGGGCCGGGCGACCCAAACCCACTCGGGACCAATGACCCTGATCACCCCGGCCGCCCGGCCCGGTGCCGGCCGTGGGCAACCAGGCGACCCGCCCTCGCGGCCCGGCCGCCGCGTGCGACGATGGCGCGCTGATGGACACCGCGCACTCCCCCTGGCGAACACCGCTGATCTGGCGCGCCGCCCAACTGCTGGCCCGGGCCCTGGTCGGCCTGCTGGCCCGCCTCGAGGTCACCGGCGACGTCGCCGCGCACCTGCGTCGCGGACCGCTGGTGCTGGCGGCCAACCACATCAGCCCGTTCGACCCGGTGGTGATGGCCGCCGCCTGCCAGACCCGCGGCATAGCCCCCCGGATCATGGCGACCGCCGGGCTGTTCCGCGCCCCGGTGATCGGCACCCTCATGCGCCGCGCCGGACACATCCGCGTCGACCGCGGCACCAACGCCGTGCACCGGGCACTCGACGCCGCCACCACCGCCGTGGCAGGAGGCTCGGTGATCCTCATCTACCCCGAGGGGCGCATCGGCCTGGACCCCGGCATGTGGCCCGAACGCGGCAAGACCGGCGCAGCCCGGCTCGCCCTGTCCTGCGCCGCCCCGGTCATCCCGGTCGCCCAGTGGGGCGCCCACGAGGTGCTGCCCTACCGGGCGCCCCGGGGAGCGCTGCGGGGCGTCGCCCGCTCGCTGTGGCGCCGCCCGGTGATCCGCGTGCACTTCGGCGAACCCGTCGACCTGGGCGAGGCGAGCGCCGCCAGCCCCGGCGCCGCCCGCCGGGCCACCGACCGGATCATCGACGCGCTCACCGACACCCTCGCCCCGCTGCGCCCCGACGAACCCGACGCGCCCCGGCACGTCGACCCGGGCCGCCCGAGCGACCCCAGCCGCGCCCATCGCCGCCGGCCGGGCTGACTCGGACGTTGTCGTCGCACCTCCAGACCGCCGACGGCTGACGGATTAGACGATTCTCGGAAAACTGTCTAAGCTGTCTACCGTGAGCAGCGCGGAGATGGAGCACGAGGACCCGAAGCGCGCCGCCGTCCTCGCGGGGGCGGTCGGGGTGTTCGGGCGCTACGGATTCCAGAAGACGTCGATGGAGGCGGTCGCGAAGGCGGCCGGCATCTCCCGACCGGGCCTGTACCTGATGTTCCCCAACAAGGAGCAGCTGTACCGCGCCACCATGCAGGGCGTCATGGAACGCGCCCAACGGGCCATGGAGGCGCGCCTCGCCGACCAGGCGCTGAGCTTCGACGAGCGAATCGTGGCGGGGCTGGATGCGCTGATGGGCCCGTACATCGACACCCAGGTGGCCCGCGACCTCAACGAACTGCTGGAGAACAGCGGGCCCCAACTGGGCTCGATGTTCCACGACTACCAGGAGCGGGCCCGCGCGACGCTGAGCGCCCACATCGACGCTCTCGCCCCACCCGCCCTGCTCGACCATGAGCTGACCGCGGACGACGTGATGGACCTGCTCTTCTCCGCCGCACTGACCTGGAAGTCGACCTCGGCCACCAGGGACGAGTTCCGCGACCGGATCCGCCGGAGCCTCCGGCTGATCCACCGCACCGCGGGCTGACCCGCCGCCCACCGACCGCACCCTCACGCTGATTCCCCGCGTCCAAGGAGTTCCGAAATGTCACGAATCATCACCCCTTACTCCGCCCGATCGACCGCCGCCGACGTGATCGCCGGTGTCGACCTCACCGGCCGACGGGCCGTGGTCACGGGCGGCGCGTCCGGGATCGGCCTGGAGACCGCCCGGGCACTGGCCGACGCCGGCGCCGAGGTGACGTTGGCCGTCCGTGACACCGCCGCCGGCGAACGCGCCGCAGCCGACATCACGGCGAGCGGGACGATCGGCAAGGTCTGGGTCGCCCACCTCGACCTCGCCGATCGCGCCTCCATCGACGCGTTCGTCACCGGCTGGACGGGCCCGCTGCACATCCTGGTCAACAACGCCGGGGTCATGGCCCTGCCGGAGCTGACCAGGACCGCCGAGGGCTGGGAGACGCAGTTCGCGATCAACCACCTCGGTCACGCCGAGCTGACCCTGGGCCTGCACGACGCGCTCGCCGCAGCCCGGGGCGCCCGGATCGTCGTCGTCAGCTCCTCGGCCCACCAGCAATCCCCGGTCGTCTTCGACGACATCCACTTCACCGCCCGGCCCTACGAGGCATGGTCGGCCTACGGCCAGTCGAAGACCGCGACCATCCTGTTCACCGTCGCCCTGGCCAGGAAGTGGGCCGCCGACGGCATCACCGTCAACGCCCTGCACCCCGGGGGCATCATGACCAACCTCCAACGACACCTCGACGACGCGCAGTTGCGCTGGGTCGGCGCGATGGACGACCACGGCAACCGCCTGGAGGTGCCGCCGGGCTGGAAGACCCCGCAGCAGGGTGCGGCCACCTCGGTCCTGCTGGCCGCCTCCCCCGTGGTCGACGGCGTGACCGGCCGCTACTTCGAGGACGGCAACGAGGCCCTAGTCATCGCCGAGCGGGCCGACGGCATGAGCGGCGTGCTCGCATACGCCCTCGACGACAAGGACGCCGACATCCTCTGGGACGAGACGGTCGGGCTCCTGCGGCGCTGACCGGGTCGGCGGTGTCGCCCGGGCAAACTGACCCGTGCGGGCGACTGGCACAGTGATCACGTGTCGCACCGCCGTCTCGTCCTCGTCGCGCTGGTACTGATCGTCGTGGGCGGGCTCGGCTACGCCGGGCTACGGACCGCGTACCACCACGCCAAGGACCAGCGGGACCTCGCCGACCTGACCAGGACGTCGCCGTGGCCCCGGGAGCAGCTGCTGATACCCGACGGCGTGACCCGGCCCGGCACCGTCGGCTGGCTCGAGCGCGGCGGCCTCGACATCGCCTACCCGCTGCACACCGCACACGGCCGGGCCGTGCCCGTGCTCTAGCGGCTCCGCGTGCCGCAACCCGCGACCGGGCTGCCCGACGGCGTCGACTGCGACACGCCCCGGCTGCGCACCTGCACCGACCTCGGCGGCCGGGGCACGCTGATCGTGACCCACCAGACCGACAACAGCGACCCTTCCACCGCCCTCTACCGCACCGACGGGGGCAGGGTACGGGCGATCGAGGTGCAGGGGCCGGACCCGGTCGAGGTCGACGACCTGATCGCCGCGCTCACCCGCGTGCACCCGCCCAGCGACGCCGAACTGCTGGACCTGCTGCGCCACGACGGCTACCAGACCGACTGGAGCTGAGCCGGGGACGGCCGCCGGATCGGCGCGCCGAGCTGAGCATCGCCGGCCCGGTCGACAGCAGAGGCGAGGGCGACCACCGGTCGACGAATGTCGCCGGCAGGTCACCCAAGGTCCACCGGCGGCGGGCATACTGCGTCGCGTGCTGACCCGATCCGGCTACCTCGACGCGCCCGCGCCGCTGGCGTTCGCCCACCGCGGCGGCGCCGCCGAGGGCGACGAGAACACCACCGAGGCGTTCGCCCGTGCCATCGGCCTGGGCTACCGGTACGTGGAGACCGACGTGCACGCCACCGCCGACGGGGTGGCGGTGATCTTCCACGACCCGACGCTGCGCCGGATCACCGGCGAACCGGGGCGCATCGCCGACCTGCGCTGGGACGACCTCGCCTCGGTGCGGGTCGGCGGTGCGGCCGTCGTACCCCGGCTCGACGAGGTGCTGGGCGCCTGGCCGCAGGTCCGCTTCAACATCGACGTGAAGGCCGACGGCGGCGTCGAGCCGACGGTGGCCACCGTGACCCGGGCCGGCGCCGCCGACCGGGTGCTGCTCGCCTCGTTCAGCGACGCCCGACTGACCCGGCTGCGGGCGCTCACCGAGGGGCGGGTCGCCACCAGCCTCGGCATGCGCGGGGTCGCCCGGCTGCGGGTCGCCTCCCTGCACGGCCGCCCCCTGCGGCTGCCCCCGTCGGTGGTCGCCGCGCAGGTGCCGCCCAGCTACGGGCGGGTGCCGGTGGTGGACCGCCGGTTCCTCGACTACTGCCACCGACTCGGCCTTCAGGTGCACGTCTGGACGATCGATGAACCCGCCCAAATGCACGACTTACTGGATCGTGGTGTGGATGGCATCATGACCGATCACGTCGGCGTGCTGCGCGACGTCTACCGCAGCCGCGGCCACTGGGCCGCCTGACCGGCGAAGGACCCCGATGGCCGAGACCGTGACCCCCACGGTGGACGAGACCCCGCCCCCGGCGAGCACCCGCCGCGAGCGGAGCGGCTGGTACATCTACGACTGGGCCAACTCCGCCTTCCAGACCACCGTCATCACGGTGTTCCTCGGCCCGTTCCTCACCACCGTCGCCGAGTTGGCCGCCGGCTGTCAGCTGGGCGCGGACGACTGCGACGGCTACGTGCACCCGCTGGGCATCCGGGTGGCCGCCGGCTCCTACTACCCGTACCTGATCTCGCTGTCGGTGCTCCTCACCGTTGTCGTGCTGCCAGTCATCGGGGCGATCGCCGACCGGTCGGCGCACAAGAAGCGACTGCTCGGCGGCGCCGCGTTCACCGGCGCCGGCGCGACCATGGCGATGGCCTTCGTCACCGGCGACCGCTACCTGCTCGGCGGGGCGCTGTTCCTGGTCGCCAACATCTCCTTCGGCGCGGCCATCGTGGTGTACAACTCGTTCCTGCCGCAGCTCGGCGGCCCCGACGAGCGCGACGGCATCTCCAGCCGCGGCTGGGCGCTGGGCTACCTCGGCGGCGGCCTGCTACTGGCGTTCAACCTGGTCGCGGTGACCCTGTTCAGCGAGGACGACAACCCGCAACGCACCCTGGATCTGGCCCGCTGGTCGATCGTGTCCGCCGGGGTGTGGTGGGCAGCGTTCACCCTGATACCGCTGCGCTGGCTGCGCGAACGCCCCACCGCGGCGGCACTGACCCGCGGCGGCAACGTGCTCACCGACGGTTTCCGGCAGCTGGCCCGCACCCTGCGCGAGATCAAGGCGTACCCGCTGACGCTGTTCTTCCTGCTCGCGTTCCTGGTCTACAACGACGGCATCCAGACCGTCATCACCCTCGCCAGCCAGTACGGCACCGAGGAGTTGCGGCTGGAGCAGAGCACCCTGATCGTCACGATCCTGCTGGTGCAGTTCCTCGCCTTCGGTGGCGCGCTGAGCCTCGGCGCGCTGGCCCGGCGCATCGGCGCCTGGAAGACCGTGCTGCTCAGCCTGGTGCTCTGGACCGGTGTGATCATCGGCGCGTTCCGGCTGCCCGCCGAGGCGCCGGTGCCGTTCATGGTCCTCGGCGCGGCCATCGGCCTGGTCCTCGGCGGCAGCCAGGCGCTGAGCCGGTCGCTGTTCAGCCAGCTCATCCCGGCCGGCAAGGAGGGCGAGTACTACGGCTTCTACGAGATCAGCGACAAGGGCACCAGCTGGCTCGGGCCGCTCGCGTTCGGCCTGGTGTTCCAGCTCACCGCCTCCTACCGGGTGGGTCTGGTCTCCCTGCTGATCTTCTTCGTCGTCGGTTTCCTGCTGCTCCTGGCCGTGCCGATCCGCCGGGCCATCGTCGCCGCCGGGAACACCCCGCCCCGGGTGCTCTGACCAGCGTCCCGCTTACGCCGATCCACGATTGCCGATGGGCTAGGCTGCCCGACCGTGACCGACGACGACGCCACCGCCCCGACCTGCCTGGCTCACCCGTTCCCCGGCCAGCCGCACGCTCCGGCCGGGTGCGCGGCTGCGCGCGGGCTCGACGGGCGCCCGGTGCACGCCGCGGCGTTGAAGTTCTTCTGGGGGCCGATGGACTGCGGCAAATCCACCATGGCATTGCAGATGAACTACAACCACGCCCGGCAGGGCCGCCGTGGGCTGGTCACCACCCGCATCGACCGGTCGCTGGGCCCGCAGGTCACCACCCGCATCGGTCTGGCGCACGAGGCGATCGAGGTCACCGACGACCTGGACCTGCGGGCCCTGGTCCGGGGCCGGTGGGCCGACGGGGTACGCGTCGACTACCTGATCTGCGACGAGGCGTGCTTCTACACCGTCGAACACGTCGAGCAGATGGCCGAGCTGGTCGACAGCTACGACGTGGACGTGTTCGCCTTCGGTCTGGCCACCGACTTCCGGTCCTGCCTGTTCCCCGCCGCGCAGCGGCTGTTCGAGCTGGCCGACGAGGTCGCCCGCATCCAGGTCGAGGTGCTGTGCTGGTGCGGCCGGGAGGGGCTGCTCAACGCCCGGGTGGTCAACGACCGGGTGGTCCGGGAGGGCGCACAGGTCGTCATCGGCGACACCGTGGACACCGCAGATGTGCGCTACC
The nucleotide sequence above comes from Micromonospora sp. NBC_00389. Encoded proteins:
- a CDS encoding lysophospholipid acyltransferase family protein translates to MDTAHSPWRTPLIWRAAQLLARALVGLLARLEVTGDVAAHLRRGPLVLAANHISPFDPVVMAAACQTRGIAPRIMATAGLFRAPVIGTLMRRAGHIRVDRGTNAVHRALDAATTAVAGGSVILIYPEGRIGLDPGMWPERGKTGAARLALSCAAPVIPVAQWGAHEVLPYRAPRGALRGVARSLWRRPVIRVHFGEPVDLGEASAASPGAARRATDRIIDALTDTLAPLRPDEPDAPRHVDPGRPSDPSRAHRRRPG
- a CDS encoding TetR/AcrR family transcriptional regulator; this encodes MSSAEMEHEDPKRAAVLAGAVGVFGRYGFQKTSMEAVAKAAGISRPGLYLMFPNKEQLYRATMQGVMERAQRAMEARLADQALSFDERIVAGLDALMGPYIDTQVARDLNELLENSGPQLGSMFHDYQERARATLSAHIDALAPPALLDHELTADDVMDLLFSAALTWKSTSATRDEFRDRIRRSLRLIHRTAG
- a CDS encoding SDR family NAD(P)-dependent oxidoreductase translates to MSRIITPYSARSTAADVIAGVDLTGRRAVVTGGASGIGLETARALADAGAEVTLAVRDTAAGERAAADITASGTIGKVWVAHLDLADRASIDAFVTGWTGPLHILVNNAGVMALPELTRTAEGWETQFAINHLGHAELTLGLHDALAAARGARIVVVSSSAHQQSPVVFDDIHFTARPYEAWSAYGQSKTATILFTVALARKWAADGITVNALHPGGIMTNLQRHLDDAQLRWVGAMDDHGNRLEVPPGWKTPQQGAATSVLLAASPVVDGVTGRYFEDGNEALVIAERADGMSGVLAYALDDKDADILWDETVGLLRR
- a CDS encoding glycerophosphodiester phosphodiesterase, with product MLTRSGYLDAPAPLAFAHRGGAAEGDENTTEAFARAIGLGYRYVETDVHATADGVAVIFHDPTLRRITGEPGRIADLRWDDLASVRVGGAAVVPRLDEVLGAWPQVRFNIDVKADGGVEPTVATVTRAGAADRVLLASFSDARLTRLRALTEGRVATSLGMRGVARLRVASLHGRPLRLPPSVVAAQVPPSYGRVPVVDRRFLDYCHRLGLQVHVWTIDEPAQMHDLLDRGVDGIMTDHVGVLRDVYRSRGHWAA
- a CDS encoding MFS transporter; this translates as MAETVTPTVDETPPPASTRRERSGWYIYDWANSAFQTTVITVFLGPFLTTVAELAAGCQLGADDCDGYVHPLGIRVAAGSYYPYLISLSVLLTVVVLPVIGAIADRSAHKKRLLGGAAFTGAGATMAMAFVTGDRYLLGGALFLVANISFGAAIVVYNSFLPQLGGPDERDGISSRGWALGYLGGGLLLAFNLVAVTLFSEDDNPQRTLDLARWSIVSAGVWWAAFTLIPLRWLRERPTAAALTRGGNVLTDGFRQLARTLREIKAYPLTLFFLLAFLVYNDGIQTVITLASQYGTEELRLEQSTLIVTILLVQFLAFGGALSLGALARRIGAWKTVLLSLVLWTGVIIGAFRLPAEAPVPFMVLGAAIGLVLGGSQALSRSLFSQLIPAGKEGEYYGFYEISDKGTSWLGPLAFGLVFQLTASYRVGLVSLLIFFVVGFLLLLAVPIRRAIVAAGNTPPRVL
- a CDS encoding thymidine kinase — encoded protein: MTDDDATAPTCLAHPFPGQPHAPAGCAAARGLDGRPVHAAALKFFWGPMDCGKSTMALQMNYNHARQGRRGLVTTRIDRSLGPQVTTRIGLAHEAIEVTDDLDLRALVRGRWADGVRVDYLICDEACFYTVEHVEQMAELVDSYDVDVFAFGLATDFRSCLFPAAQRLFELADEVARIQVEVLCWCGREGLLNARVVNDRVVREGAQVVIGDTVDTADVRYQVLCRRHYRSGDLGPRD